A genome region from Primulina eburnea isolate SZY01 chromosome 9, ASM2296580v1, whole genome shotgun sequence includes the following:
- the LOC140841087 gene encoding UMP-CMP kinase-like, with the protein MWRRVISLSPLFSSSRSRLLNQSQVARGFNVWQAFGRQILYTAEGGTSDRGGNPFITFVLGGPGSGKGTQCMKIVETFGFTHLSAGDLLRKEISSNSENGSMILNTIKEGKIVPSEMTVKLLQKAIEESKNDRFLIDGFPRSEENRISYERVIGTEPDIVLFFHCPEEEMIKRVLNRNQGRIDDNIDTVKERLKVFTALSLPVINYYSDKGKLYKIDAIESEDEIFGRVRPIFDALR; encoded by the exons ATGTGGAGGCGCGTGATTTCTCTGTCGCCGCTGTTTTCTTCATCAAGATCACGCCTACTCAATCAG AGTCAGGTGGCCCGTGGATTTAATGTCTGGCAGGCGTTCGGTAGGCAAATTCTGTATACG GCAGAAGGTGGAACTTCTGATAGAGGAGGAAACCCATTTATAACATTTGTCTTgg GAGGTCCTGGGAGCGGAAAAGGGACTCAATGTATGAAAATCGTCGAAACGTTTGGGTTTACCCACTTGAGTGCTGGAGATCTATTAAGAAAGGAAATTTCATCCAACAGTGAAAACGG TTCCATGATTCTTAATACGATCAAGGAGGGAAAAATTGTTCCCTCGGAAATGACTGTAAAGCTGCTACAAAAAGCCATTGAAGAAAGCAAAAATGATAGATTTCTTATCGATGGATTTCCCAGAAGTGAAGAGAACCGCATCTCGTATGAACGTGTT ATTGGCACGGAGCCAGATATTGTGCTTTTCTTTCATTGTCCGGAAGAAGAAATGATAAAACGAGTGCTGAACCGTAACCAA GGACGCATTGATGATAACATAGATACCGTCAAGGAACGGCTGAAGGTCTTTACTGCTCTAAGCCTTCCTGTTATAAACTACTACTCTGATAAAGGAAAACTTTACAAG ATTGATGCCATTGAATCAGAAGATGAAATATTTGGAAGAGTTCGCCCCATTTTTGATGCCTTGAG GTGA